One window from the genome of Gimesia aquarii encodes:
- the rpoB gene encoding DNA-directed RNA polymerase subunit beta → MPIPAQRTIPTQSVINFGKIEHSFELSDLTQIQTSSYAKFLQADKSPRERKNQGLEEILREVFPIESYQGQYQLEYVKYELGKPRYTPTECRQLRLTYGRPFRVWLRLVKEQPIEEEVYLGDLPVMIGGGEFIINGAERCIVSQLHRSPGVDFVLSSEPGEKKEYSCRVIPERGSWIELVVGKKDTLGVRIDQSGKFSAMTLLRAMSKDYSSDTDLVKLFYDTKSEKISKGASAQKLVGKIVAEDVVYPAGHERCGEIILDCCGTITEELIEEICDTGLKTVEVVSDVNDLLVLQSIAEDPTSTHEEALLRIYSRLRPGNPPQLERAIDLFREKFFDVNRYRLGRVGRFRINRKFKQDVPDTEMTLRAEDFINSIRYLVRLRIGDSTAYVDDIDNLGNRRLRTIDELAADEIRKGFLKLRRTVQERMTQKDVEEMSPRTLINPKSVSAAIDFFFGRSELSQVVDQTNPLSMLTHERRLSALGPGGLNRKRAGFEVRDVHISHYGRICPIETPEGTNIGLISSLSIFSKVDDYGFLVTPYRYVKKGKLTDEVHWMRADEEAEVHVAPADTPVENGKFAEDRVMARFRDDVVWISGNDVDYIDVDPAQMVGISAGLIPFLEHDDANRALMGSNMQRQAVPLLIAEPPLVGTGMELAVAQNSGMVIRAEKAGKVTYVDGNVVEVAGKKYYLRKYEGLNERTCLNQTPAVSVGDSVKKGEILCHSAAAADGMLSLGRNVLVGFMSWDGYNYEDAIILSERLVKEDVYTSIHIDEFDVEIRETKLGREEFTRDIPNVSEKALRHIGEDGIIKVGTRVRQGDILVGKVSPKAKAELTPEEKLLHAIFGRAGEDVKNESLEASSGVEGIVIHTEKFARRMSLSDYERKKYDEELKQVEEQGDQEIAAAFREFLKAFESALGQPLVDDDGRKIREITEDKFISQYAHDFLTHLDNLDIRSPQKKADCRAVIEESWPNLEDVIDTCDQRVNSMKRGEELPNGVLQMVKVYVASKRQISVGDKMAGRHGNKGVISKVLPIEDMPFTEDGTPIDIMLNPLGVPSRMNVGQILETHLGWAAQKHGFRAVCPVFDGAMESKIHEYLDTAGLPDDGKAQLYDGRTGEPYEQKTTVGQIYMLKLHHLVDDKVHARSTGPYSLITQQPLGGKARFGGQRFGEMEVWALEAYGAAYILQELLTVKSDDVEGRTKIYESMVNGENTLEAGTPASFDVLNNEIRGLGLNLQLEKNPA, encoded by the coding sequence ATGCCGATTCCAGCACAGCGAACGATCCCCACTCAATCTGTGATTAACTTTGGTAAGATTGAGCATAGTTTTGAACTGTCTGATCTCACGCAGATTCAGACCTCTTCATATGCAAAATTCCTTCAGGCTGATAAATCGCCTCGCGAGCGAAAGAATCAGGGACTTGAAGAGATATTGCGTGAAGTGTTCCCCATAGAAAGTTACCAGGGACAGTACCAACTAGAGTACGTCAAATATGAGTTGGGGAAACCACGTTATACTCCGACAGAATGTCGCCAGTTGCGATTAACCTATGGTCGACCTTTCCGAGTTTGGTTGCGTCTGGTAAAAGAGCAACCGATCGAAGAAGAAGTCTATCTTGGTGATTTGCCAGTCATGATTGGTGGCGGTGAATTTATTATCAATGGTGCAGAACGTTGTATTGTGAGTCAATTGCACCGTTCACCCGGCGTCGATTTTGTGCTCAGCTCAGAACCTGGTGAGAAGAAAGAATATTCTTGCCGCGTGATTCCAGAGCGCGGTAGTTGGATCGAATTGGTTGTCGGCAAAAAAGACACTTTGGGAGTGCGTATTGACCAGAGTGGTAAATTCTCAGCCATGACTCTCCTGCGAGCGATGTCAAAAGATTATTCGTCTGACACAGATTTGGTCAAACTGTTTTATGACACCAAATCAGAAAAGATTTCCAAGGGTGCCTCCGCACAGAAACTCGTTGGAAAAATTGTTGCAGAAGACGTCGTTTATCCTGCTGGCCATGAACGCTGTGGCGAAATCATCCTGGATTGTTGCGGAACAATTACAGAAGAGTTAATTGAAGAGATCTGCGATACAGGTTTGAAAACCGTGGAAGTTGTTTCAGATGTCAATGATCTTCTCGTTCTGCAAAGTATTGCCGAAGACCCCACTTCGACGCATGAAGAAGCATTACTGCGTATCTATTCACGCTTGCGTCCTGGTAACCCACCTCAGTTAGAACGTGCCATTGATCTGTTCCGTGAGAAATTCTTTGACGTTAACCGCTATCGTCTGGGACGTGTGGGACGCTTCAGAATTAATCGGAAGTTCAAGCAGGATGTTCCCGATACTGAGATGACATTACGTGCGGAAGACTTTATCAATTCAATACGCTATCTGGTTCGATTACGTATTGGCGACAGTACCGCTTACGTTGATGACATCGACAACCTGGGTAACAGACGCTTACGTACGATTGATGAACTAGCGGCCGATGAAATTCGCAAAGGCTTCCTGAAACTCCGTCGTACCGTACAAGAACGTATGACGCAAAAAGACGTTGAAGAAATGTCTCCGCGAACACTGATCAATCCGAAAAGCGTTTCCGCGGCAATTGACTTCTTCTTTGGTCGTAGTGAATTGTCACAGGTGGTTGACCAGACGAATCCGCTGTCGATGTTAACCCACGAACGCCGCTTGAGTGCCTTGGGGCCTGGTGGTTTGAACCGTAAACGTGCCGGCTTTGAAGTTCGCGATGTACATATTTCACACTACGGGCGAATTTGCCCGATTGAAACTCCTGAAGGTACCAACATTGGTTTGATTTCCAGTTTGAGTATTTTCTCAAAAGTGGATGATTACGGATTTCTGGTCACACCTTATCGATATGTCAAAAAGGGGAAGCTCACCGATGAAGTACACTGGATGCGTGCTGATGAGGAAGCTGAAGTGCATGTCGCCCCTGCAGACACCCCGGTAGAAAATGGAAAATTTGCTGAAGATCGTGTGATGGCACGATTCCGTGATGACGTGGTATGGATCTCTGGCAACGATGTGGATTACATCGATGTCGATCCCGCACAAATGGTAGGAATTTCTGCAGGACTGATTCCCTTCCTTGAGCACGACGATGCCAACCGCGCGTTGATGGGTTCCAACATGCAACGCCAGGCCGTACCTTTATTGATCGCAGAGCCACCCTTGGTTGGTACTGGGATGGAACTCGCTGTTGCCCAGAACTCAGGTATGGTAATCCGGGCTGAGAAAGCAGGAAAAGTAACTTATGTTGACGGAAACGTTGTTGAAGTCGCTGGCAAGAAGTACTATTTGCGAAAATACGAAGGTCTTAATGAACGAACCTGTTTGAATCAGACTCCTGCGGTCAGCGTGGGAGATTCGGTGAAAAAAGGCGAGATCCTGTGTCACAGTGCTGCAGCGGCAGACGGTATGCTCTCATTGGGACGAAATGTGCTGGTTGGCTTCATGTCATGGGATGGATATAACTACGAAGACGCGATTATTCTTTCTGAACGTCTTGTGAAAGAAGATGTCTACACATCAATTCATATCGATGAATTTGATGTCGAAATTCGTGAGACCAAGCTGGGACGCGAAGAATTTACGCGTGATATTCCCAACGTCAGCGAAAAAGCATTAAGGCACATTGGTGAAGACGGGATCATCAAAGTAGGAACCCGTGTTCGCCAGGGAGACATTCTTGTCGGGAAAGTATCTCCCAAGGCGAAAGCAGAACTAACTCCAGAAGAAAAACTGCTGCATGCCATCTTTGGGCGTGCAGGGGAAGATGTGAAGAATGAATCGCTGGAAGCATCCAGTGGTGTTGAAGGCATCGTCATTCATACTGAGAAATTTGCTCGTCGGATGAGCCTTTCCGACTATGAACGCAAAAAATATGATGAAGAACTCAAGCAAGTCGAAGAACAGGGTGACCAGGAAATTGCAGCTGCGTTTCGCGAATTCTTGAAAGCCTTTGAATCTGCATTGGGGCAACCTCTGGTTGACGATGATGGACGTAAAATTCGTGAGATTACAGAAGACAAGTTCATTTCTCAATACGCCCATGATTTCTTGACACATCTTGATAATCTTGATATTCGCAGCCCACAGAAAAAAGCTGACTGTCGTGCGGTGATTGAAGAGTCATGGCCTAATCTTGAAGATGTCATCGACACCTGTGACCAAAGAGTAAACAGCATGAAACGTGGCGAGGAATTGCCAAACGGCGTGCTGCAAATGGTGAAGGTGTATGTTGCTTCAAAACGACAAATTTCTGTCGGTGACAAAATGGCGGGACGTCACGGTAATAAGGGTGTGATTTCAAAAGTATTACCCATTGAAGACATGCCATTTACTGAAGATGGTACACCCATCGACATTATGTTGAATCCGTTAGGTGTTCCCAGCCGCATGAATGTAGGACAAATTCTTGAAACCCACTTAGGCTGGGCAGCACAAAAGCATGGGTTCCGTGCTGTTTGCCCCGTGTTTGACGGTGCAATGGAATCAAAAATCCATGAGTATTTAGATACGGCTGGACTGCCTGATGACGGTAAGGCACAGCTCTATGATGGTCGTACGGGTGAACCATACGAACAGAAAACGACAGTCGGGCAGATTTATATGTTGAAACTACATCACCTCGTGGATGATAAAGTTCACGCTCGTTCGACAGGTCCTTATTCGTTGATTACACAACAGCCATTGGGTGGAAAAGCACGATTTGGTGGTCAGCGATTTGGAGAAATGGAAGTGTGGGCACTGGAAGCCTATGGTGCTGCCTATATTCTACAAGAGTTGCTGACAGTGAAGAGCGATGATGTAGAAGGTCGTACAAAGATTTATGAATCCATGGTAAATGGTGAGAACACATTAGAGGCCGGTACGCCAGCAAGCTTTGACGTACTAAACAATGAAATTCGTGGACTTGGTTTGAATCTACAACTGGAAAAGAATCCCGCTTGA
- the rplL gene encoding 50S ribosomal protein L7/L12, which translates to MATAEATTEFGAETKELGDKIAGLTLLQAKELADYLDEVHGIKAAAGGAVMVAPGDGGAGGGGEAAAEKTEFDVILTGFGDNKIPVIKVVRGATGLGLKEAKELVEGAPKPLKEGVSKEDAEALAKEVEEAGGTAEVK; encoded by the coding sequence ATGGCGACAGCCGAAGCAACAACTGAATTTGGTGCTGAAACCAAAGAACTGGGCGACAAAATTGCTGGATTGACTTTGCTCCAGGCTAAAGAACTGGCTGATTACCTTGACGAAGTACACGGCATTAAGGCTGCCGCCGGTGGCGCTGTGATGGTAGCGCCAGGTGATGGTGGCGCTGGTGGCGGCGGAGAAGCTGCAGCAGAAAAAACCGAGTTCGATGTCATTTTGACTGGCTTTGGTGACAACAAGATCCCTGTCATTAAAGTCGTTCGTGGCGCAACTGGGCTTGGTCTGAAAGAAGCCAAAGAGCTGGTTGAAGGGGCTCCCAAGCCACTTAAAGAAGGTGTCTCAAAAGAAGATGCCGAAGCTTTGGCCAAAGAAGTCGAAGAAGCAGGTGGTACTGCTGAGGTGAAGTAA
- the rplJ gene encoding 50S ribosomal protein L10, protein MSKFVKEMIISEIESRIGETRDFVVVDSAKLDAITDNNFRLKLHEKGIAALTVKNSLARRAFANAGVEGMEESLQGPSTLVWGGEDIVALSKEMAKWAEEIEDLTIKGGSTEGTSLTSDDVEKLSKSPGRMELIGEIVSRALGPGAQLAGALLGPAGTLAGQIKTISEGEES, encoded by the coding sequence ATGAGTAAATTTGTAAAAGAAATGATCATCTCTGAGATAGAATCTCGAATTGGAGAAACTCGAGATTTTGTCGTCGTAGATTCTGCAAAGTTGGATGCAATTACTGATAACAATTTTCGTCTCAAATTGCATGAAAAAGGGATTGCAGCCTTAACGGTCAAAAACTCACTGGCACGTCGCGCGTTCGCGAACGCTGGTGTGGAAGGGATGGAAGAGAGCTTACAGGGTCCTTCGACACTTGTCTGGGGTGGCGAGGATATTGTGGCTCTCTCAAAAGAAATGGCCAAGTGGGCAGAAGAAATAGAAGATCTCACTATCAAGGGTGGATCAACAGAAGGAACTTCGCTCACGTCGGATGATGTTGAAAAATTAAGTAAAAGCCCTGGTCGAATGGAATTGATTGGCGAGATTGTGTCCCGTGCCCTTGGGCCTGGTGCACAGTTGGCAGGCGCACTTTTGGGTCCTGCTGGCACTCTTGCCGGACAGATTAAGACAATCTCCGAGGGGGAAGAATCTTAA
- the rplA gene encoding 50S ribosomal protein L1: protein MGKQSKRTKFYNEKLAGLDSVSLEEAVEALKSLESGLPAKIKPIQMDQTVELAVRLGVDPRQADQLVRGSIILPHGIGKTQRVVVFAQGSNLEAAESAGADAVGGKDLADKIKDGWLEFDVAIATPDMMGVVGPLGRVLGPRGLMPSPRAGTVTQDVGNAVQEYKAGKVEFRVDAGGNVHCRVGKISFEGNQLVENIQAMLKYIESLRPSSVKGAYVRTITVSATMSPGIGIAV from the coding sequence ATGGGAAAACAATCCAAACGAACCAAATTTTACAATGAAAAGCTGGCGGGGCTTGACTCTGTCAGTCTTGAAGAAGCAGTGGAAGCCCTCAAGTCATTAGAGAGTGGTCTCCCCGCTAAGATCAAGCCGATCCAGATGGACCAGACAGTAGAATTAGCTGTGCGATTGGGAGTTGATCCACGTCAGGCTGATCAACTTGTCCGTGGTTCCATTATTCTGCCACATGGTATTGGTAAAACACAACGTGTCGTTGTATTTGCCCAAGGCAGCAATTTAGAGGCTGCTGAATCAGCAGGGGCTGATGCCGTAGGCGGTAAAGATCTTGCCGACAAAATCAAAGATGGCTGGCTTGAATTCGACGTGGCCATTGCAACACCAGACATGATGGGTGTGGTAGGTCCATTAGGCCGTGTTTTGGGACCTCGTGGTTTAATGCCTTCTCCTCGCGCAGGAACAGTCACTCAGGATGTAGGCAATGCCGTGCAGGAGTACAAGGCAGGTAAGGTTGAGTTTCGTGTCGATGCAGGTGGCAACGTGCACTGTCGCGTCGGCAAAATATCATTCGAAGGAAATCAACTAGTAGAAAATATTCAGGCAATGTTGAAGTATATAGAATCACTACGTCCTTCTTCAGTCAAAGGGGCATACGTGCGAACGATTACGGTTTCTGCGACAATGAGTCCTGGAATCGGTATTGCCGTCTAA
- the rplK gene encoding 50S ribosomal protein L11 has protein sequence MAKQLVAEIKVQIPGGQATPAPPVGTALGPHGVNIGQFVQQFNERTKDMAGTTVPVVISVYNDRSFDFVMKSPPAAVLLKQAAQIAKGSGNPKMNKVGTVTTAQLEEIAKTKFADLNAPNIEQAAKIIAGTARSMGLDVEK, from the coding sequence ATGGCTAAACAGCTTGTTGCAGAAATCAAAGTACAAATTCCCGGTGGTCAAGCGACCCCTGCCCCTCCTGTCGGTACGGCATTGGGACCGCATGGGGTGAATATCGGTCAGTTTGTTCAACAGTTTAATGAACGTACTAAAGACATGGCCGGCACAACCGTTCCGGTTGTGATCAGTGTCTATAACGATCGCTCTTTTGACTTTGTCATGAAGAGTCCGCCAGCAGCAGTTTTACTAAAACAGGCGGCTCAAATTGCGAAAGGATCGGGCAACCCTAAAATGAACAAAGTGGGAACTGTTACCACTGCCCAGTTAGAAGAGATCGCAAAAACAAAATTTGCAGATCTCAATGCACCAAACATTGAACAGGCGGCAAAAATCATCGCTGGCACAGCCCGTAGTATGGGGCTTGATGTCGAGAAGTAG
- the nusG gene encoding transcription termination/antitermination protein NusG, with protein sequence MSNDSGSEVTSEKTEDSDKRLWYVLKVQSNREKSIREALLRGIKRDGLEEYFGEIIIPTEKVVETKGGKKRVFERKLYPGYLMIQVELNDDSWYLVRSTNGVGDFTGSAGKPIPMQEHEISRMLGREETKEEAPVKIKLDFQSGDVVKIKDGTFEGFEGTIDGIDEASGKVTVLIEIFSRPTPTELEYWQIEKV encoded by the coding sequence ATGAGTAATGATTCGGGTTCTGAGGTTACCTCTGAGAAAACAGAGGACTCTGATAAGCGCCTTTGGTATGTGTTGAAAGTGCAAAGCAACCGGGAGAAATCCATTCGGGAAGCTTTACTCAGAGGGATTAAAAGAGACGGACTTGAAGAGTATTTTGGGGAAATCATTATTCCCACAGAAAAGGTTGTTGAAACAAAAGGTGGCAAGAAACGAGTTTTTGAGAGAAAGCTTTATCCTGGTTATCTAATGATTCAGGTCGAGCTGAATGATGATAGCTGGTATCTGGTGCGATCCACAAATGGCGTCGGCGATTTCACTGGATCAGCAGGCAAACCGATTCCCATGCAAGAGCATGAAATCTCGCGTATGCTGGGACGGGAAGAGACAAAAGAAGAAGCACCTGTGAAAATCAAATTGGATTTTCAGAGTGGCGATGTTGTTAAGATTAAAGATGGTACATTTGAAGGGTTTGAAGGTACCATCGACGGAATTGATGAAGCCAGTGGCAAGGTGACTGTTCTGATTGAAATCTTCAGTCGACCAACCCCCACGGAACTGGAATACTGGCAGATCGAAAAGGTCTGA
- the secE gene encoding preprotein translocase subunit SecE: MAKSKTGQAFSATLVSGGLYKRNQGRLVRQLTAIGLVAIAIFGAYSLYNALPLAMSPGMQKGIAVAVVVISTWLAYRVVNFPRFADFLISVEAEIGKVTWATWDQLWRSTAVVIVLMVLLALLLLAFDIIWQWFFRLIRFLQI; encoded by the coding sequence ATGGCTAAATCCAAAACAGGACAAGCATTTTCCGCAACTTTGGTAAGTGGCGGTCTATATAAAAGGAACCAAGGTCGCCTTGTACGCCAGTTGACTGCAATCGGCCTGGTGGCAATTGCCATCTTTGGTGCTTATTCCCTTTACAATGCATTACCATTGGCAATGTCTCCGGGAATGCAAAAGGGGATTGCGGTCGCTGTTGTGGTGATTTCAACCTGGCTGGCCTATCGTGTCGTTAATTTCCCACGTTTTGCTGATTTTTTGATATCAGTAGAAGCCGAGATTGGAAAAGTAACCTGGGCGACCTGGGATCAGCTCTGGCGATCAACGGCTGTAGTTATTGTACTTATGGTACTACTGGCGCTTTTGTTGCTGGCATTTGATATAATTTGGCAGTGGTTCTTCCGTCTGATTCGTTTTCTTCAGATTTGA
- the rpmG gene encoding 50S ribosomal protein L33, giving the protein MAREYVWLECTETGMRNYRVSKETRGTERLSLMKYCPKLRRHTLHKESRKK; this is encoded by the coding sequence ATGGCACGTGAATATGTTTGGCTAGAGTGTACTGAAACCGGGATGCGAAATTATCGGGTCAGTAAAGAGACGCGTGGTACAGAACGGCTTTCACTAATGAAATACTGTCCTAAATTACGGCGTCATACTTTGCATAAAGAGTCCCGTAAAAAGTAA
- the tuf gene encoding elongation factor Tu, with amino-acid sequence MAKEVFERTKPHVNVGTIGHIDHGKTTLTTALLAVQSEKGLAQMKSYADVAKGGTVRDETKTVTIAVSHVEYESETRHYAHIDCPGHADYIKNMITGAAQMDGAILVVSAADGPMPQTREHILLARQVDVPALVVFLNKCDLVDDEELLELVEMEVRELLSKYGFPGDDITIVRGNAKGALDNPGDEKFNACIGELMDALDSDITAPEREADKPFLMAIEDVFSIAGRGTVVTGRIEQGVITVGDKVEIVGLRDTQETTCTGVEMFQKTLNEGMAGDNVGILLRGTKKEDVERGQVLAAPGSIPPHTKFEGQVYVLSKDEGGRHTPFFNGYRPQFYFRTTDVTGSTSLLGGAEMCMPGDNVEVEVELGKPIAMSEGSRFAIREGGRTVGSGVVTKIVD; translated from the coding sequence ATGGCTAAGGAAGTCTTTGAGCGAACAAAGCCGCACGTAAACGTAGGAACAATTGGTCACATTGACCATGGTAAGACAACATTGACAACAGCTTTGCTGGCAGTGCAAAGCGAAAAGGGTCTTGCCCAGATGAAGAGTTATGCTGATGTTGCGAAGGGGGGAACCGTTCGTGACGAAACCAAGACTGTGACAATCGCCGTGAGTCACGTGGAGTACGAAAGCGAAACTCGCCACTACGCTCACATCGACTGCCCTGGTCACGCCGACTACATCAAAAACATGATTACCGGTGCCGCCCAGATGGATGGTGCGATTCTGGTAGTTTCTGCCGCTGATGGCCCCATGCCACAAACTCGTGAGCACATTTTGCTTGCTCGCCAGGTAGACGTGCCTGCACTCGTCGTCTTTCTCAACAAGTGTGACCTTGTTGATGATGAAGAATTGCTCGAGTTGGTTGAAATGGAAGTTCGAGAGTTGCTGTCAAAGTATGGCTTCCCCGGCGACGACATTACCATCGTGCGTGGAAACGCCAAGGGCGCACTCGACAACCCAGGTGATGAGAAGTTTAACGCCTGCATTGGCGAGCTGATGGACGCACTGGATAGCGACATCACCGCACCAGAGCGAGAAGCAGACAAGCCATTCCTAATGGCGATTGAAGACGTCTTCTCAATCGCTGGTCGTGGTACTGTTGTGACTGGCCGAATTGAGCAAGGTGTCATCACCGTTGGTGACAAAGTCGAGATCGTTGGTCTGCGTGACACACAGGAAACCACATGTACTGGCGTTGAAATGTTCCAGAAGACCCTCAATGAAGGGATGGCTGGAGACAACGTGGGAATCCTGTTGCGTGGTACCAAGAAAGAGGATGTAGAACGTGGACAGGTTTTGGCTGCCCCGGGTTCGATCCCTCCTCACACGAAATTTGAAGGACAGGTTTACGTCCTGAGTAAAGACGAAGGTGGTCGTCACACCCCATTCTTTAATGGCTATCGACCACAGTTTTACTTCCGCACAACAGACGTAACCGGCTCGACATCATTACTGGGTGGAGCAGAGATGTGTATGCCCGGCGACAATGTAGAAGTCGAAGTGGAACTTGGTAAGCCAATCGCCATGTCTGAAGGTAGTCGTTTCGCGATTCGTGAAGGCGGCCGTACTGTTGGCTCTGGCGTTGTTACCAAAATTGTCGACTAA
- a CDS encoding sigma-70 family RNA polymerase sigma factor, with the protein MISSRYHNPAIKQLAEQQVKYAPRDVKLEQISRAEEFLANIEQTQDYAYPEICKEITTYRSEIYPDLVISGKDVFHDLRCFIEDLSDSAEIDVEDIDEEVLTVQDLSKQFNISTKTVDRWRDKGLVSRRFRFNGRKRVGFLKSSVDRFLEKNRGHITRSMNFSQLSDEDREEILRRARRLARYGGCPAEVSRRIARHMDRSPETIRYTLKNFDRENPELAIFPNAPEKITDQQKRDIYNNFRRGIAVEKLARRYCRTKASIYRIISEARAVRLHAQTIDYMFSDEFELPDADKLILGPPPEVDKDSQKVRTPPGLPPYLASLYSIPLLTREEEAYYFRKLNYLKYKAFHIQENLDPNRPKARDMDQIEKLLDESTDVKNFLIRSNLRLVVSIAKRHIRPGGNFFEMVSDGNMSLIRAIEKFDYTKGNKFSTYASWAIMKNYARSIPAEYKVLDRFRTGNDELFFQSTDERESQYREELINQKQHAVIMSILDQLDGREKDILIYRYGLNARNEPQTLEQVGNRFGVTKERIRQLESRALKKLRRITQVERVEIPGI; encoded by the coding sequence ATGATCAGCTCAAGGTATCACAATCCGGCAATCAAGCAGTTGGCAGAACAGCAGGTGAAATACGCCCCCAGAGATGTGAAACTGGAGCAGATTTCCCGCGCTGAGGAGTTTTTAGCAAATATCGAACAGACTCAGGATTATGCTTACCCTGAAATCTGTAAGGAGATTACCACATATCGCTCCGAGATTTATCCTGACCTGGTGATTTCTGGCAAGGACGTATTCCACGACTTGCGCTGTTTCATTGAGGATCTTTCCGACAGTGCTGAGATCGATGTGGAAGATATAGACGAAGAAGTCTTAACGGTCCAGGACCTCAGCAAACAATTCAACATCTCCACAAAGACTGTAGATCGTTGGAGAGACAAAGGTTTGGTGAGTCGTCGGTTTCGATTCAATGGGCGTAAACGTGTTGGTTTTCTCAAGTCATCTGTAGACCGCTTTTTAGAAAAGAATCGAGGGCACATTACACGCAGTATGAATTTCAGCCAGCTGAGTGATGAGGATCGAGAGGAAATTTTACGTCGCGCACGACGCCTGGCCCGTTATGGCGGGTGCCCCGCGGAGGTCAGTCGACGAATTGCACGGCACATGGATCGTTCGCCTGAAACCATTCGTTACACTTTGAAAAACTTTGATCGGGAGAATCCTGAATTGGCTATTTTTCCTAATGCTCCTGAAAAAATTACTGATCAACAAAAACGCGATATCTACAACAATTTTCGACGTGGTATTGCCGTTGAAAAGTTGGCACGCCGTTATTGCAGAACCAAGGCAAGCATTTACCGAATTATTTCGGAAGCGCGTGCGGTGCGTCTGCATGCTCAAACAATCGACTACATGTTCAGCGATGAATTTGAGCTACCCGATGCCGATAAATTGATTTTGGGACCACCTCCTGAAGTCGATAAAGATAGCCAGAAAGTTCGTACTCCACCGGGACTACCCCCTTATCTGGCAAGCTTGTATTCCATTCCTCTTTTGACGAGGGAAGAAGAGGCTTACTACTTTAGAAAATTGAATTATCTTAAGTACAAAGCGTTTCATATTCAGGAAAATCTGGATCCGAATCGACCTAAAGCACGTGATATGGACCAGATTGAAAAGCTCCTGGATGAGAGCACCGATGTGAAAAACTTTTTAATTCGCAGCAACCTCCGTTTGGTGGTGTCCATTGCGAAACGACACATCAGGCCCGGAGGAAATTTCTTCGAAATGGTCAGCGATGGCAATATGTCTCTGATCCGTGCTATCGAGAAATTTGATTATACGAAAGGAAATAAATTCTCGACTTACGCAAGTTGGGCGATTATGAAAAATTATGCACGTTCGATTCCAGCCGAGTACAAGGTATTGGACCGTTTCCGAACGGGTAATGACGAGCTCTTTTTCCAATCAACAGACGAAAGGGAAAGTCAGTATCGAGAAGAGCTGATTAACCAGAAGCAACATGCAGTGATTATGAGTATTTTGGACCAGCTCGATGGCCGCGAAAAGGACATTCTGATCTATCGCTATGGCTTGAACGCTCGAAATGAACCCCAGACGCTTGAGCAAGTTGGAAATCGTTTTGGTGTGACAAAAGAGAGAATCAGACAGTTAGAGTCTCGCGCACTGAAAAAATTACGACGAATTACCCAAGTAGAACGGGTCGAAATACCTGGAATTTAA